Proteins encoded within one genomic window of Brachybacterium avium:
- a CDS encoding transglutaminase family protein — MSENEHAVDTAADARPADSPRRRPLLPLREEEETAAEPLHYRVHHLTSYHYAKPVSRNYGRAHIEPRATPHQRVLSHEVVVDPVPARLTAHTDFYGNSSTYLLVDAPHTQLDVHSHARVTVAERRYPIEPMSRPWEQCLPEHWGALLPEASLDFIHPSPRIPTGTAAREISTEVFTPGRAIGECLADLTALIHTDFTYDSAATTASSTLEEVLAARHGVCQDFSHVGVAAVRAAGLAARYVSGYLRTAPSAEGALGTAPVGEMIGSAASHAWLSVLVPGTGWVDIDPTNRTFVDQRFVTTAWGRDYADVPPLKGIVVGPPGATSTLDVAVGVVPEPPAGSSPE, encoded by the coding sequence ATGTCTGAGAACGAGCACGCCGTCGACACCGCCGCGGACGCGCGCCCGGCGGACTCGCCGCGCCGCCGCCCACTGCTGCCACTGCGGGAGGAGGAGGAGACCGCGGCCGAGCCGCTCCACTACCGCGTCCACCACCTCACCTCCTACCACTACGCCAAGCCGGTCTCGCGCAACTACGGCCGCGCGCACATCGAGCCGCGCGCCACTCCCCATCAGCGAGTGCTCTCGCACGAGGTGGTCGTCGACCCGGTCCCCGCCCGGCTCACCGCGCACACCGACTTCTACGGGAACTCCTCGACCTATCTGCTGGTCGACGCCCCCCACACGCAGCTGGACGTCCACTCCCATGCGCGGGTCACGGTCGCCGAACGCCGCTACCCGATCGAGCCCATGTCCCGGCCCTGGGAGCAGTGCCTGCCCGAGCACTGGGGGGCGCTGCTGCCGGAGGCGAGCCTGGACTTCATCCATCCCTCGCCGCGGATCCCGACCGGCACCGCGGCACGGGAGATCTCCACCGAGGTGTTCACGCCCGGTCGCGCGATCGGTGAGTGCCTGGCCGATCTCACCGCCCTGATCCACACCGACTTCACCTACGACTCCGCCGCGACCACCGCCTCCTCGACCCTCGAAGAGGTGCTCGCCGCCCGGCACGGGGTCTGCCAGGACTTCTCGCACGTGGGCGTGGCCGCGGTGCGCGCCGCCGGGCTCGCGGCCCGGTACGTCTCCGGTTACCTGCGCACCGCCCCGTCGGCCGAGGGCGCACTGGGCACCGCCCCGGTCGGGGAGATGATCGGCTCGGCCGCCTCCCATGCCTGGCTGAGCGTGCTGGTCCCGGGCACCGGCTGGGTGGACATCGACCCCACCAACCGCACCTTCGTGGACCAGCGCTTCGTGACCACCGCCTGGGGACGGGACTACGCGGACGTGCCCCCGCTGAAGGGGATCGTCGTCGGCCCGCCCGGGGCGACCAGCACCCTGGACGTCGCCGTCGGCGTGGTGCCCGAGCCGCCGGCCGGCAGCAGCCCGGAGTGA
- a CDS encoding FAD-dependent oxidoreductase, whose translation MSFSQQPFRLAVIGSGPAGVYAAETMLKNKQVKNGELEVSIDLFDRLPAPFGLIRYGVAPDHPRIKGIITALHRILGRGDIRFLGDVEFGTDLTIEDLRRHYDAVVFATGALKDAGLDIPGVELAGSHGAADFVAWYDGNPDYPRTWELDAEKVAVIGNGNVALDVARVLSKSAEELLRTEIPANVYAGLQAAATTDVHIFGRRGPAQTKFSPLEARELAHPQGLQVVTDPRDLEQITEAEWEAIRADKRTDQVVKIFMGWLEEQQRREAAGEEPTDREGNPVRRRLHLHFWHRPVEVLGEDGAVTGMRFERTRLDAEGNVEGTGEMVDYDLGAVYRAVGYHGSELPGIPYDARRGVITNEAGRVTGADGAVIPGVYANGWIKRGPVGLIGATKSDALETIASLVEDIESGALTPAPEREDEAILHLLEDRGVQYTTWEGWAALDEHEKSLGASAVDADGEPRARVKVVEREEMVRVSRDAVNQPSHA comes from the coding sequence ATGTCCTTCTCCCAGCAGCCCTTCCGTCTGGCCGTGATCGGCTCCGGCCCCGCCGGCGTGTACGCCGCCGAGACGATGCTGAAGAACAAGCAGGTCAAGAACGGGGAGCTCGAGGTCTCCATCGACCTGTTCGACCGCCTCCCGGCACCCTTCGGCCTGATCCGCTACGGCGTCGCCCCCGACCATCCGCGGATCAAGGGGATCATCACCGCGCTGCATCGCATCCTGGGCCGCGGTGACATCCGCTTCCTGGGCGATGTCGAGTTCGGCACCGACCTCACGATCGAGGACCTGCGCCGCCACTACGATGCGGTCGTCTTCGCCACCGGCGCCCTCAAGGATGCCGGCCTCGACATCCCCGGCGTCGAGCTCGCCGGCTCCCACGGTGCCGCCGACTTCGTGGCCTGGTACGACGGCAATCCGGACTACCCCCGCACCTGGGAGCTGGACGCCGAGAAGGTCGCGGTGATCGGCAACGGAAACGTGGCGCTCGACGTGGCACGGGTGCTGTCCAAGAGTGCCGAGGAGCTGCTGCGCACCGAGATCCCCGCCAATGTGTATGCAGGCCTGCAGGCCGCCGCGACCACCGATGTGCACATCTTCGGCCGCCGCGGCCCGGCCCAGACCAAGTTCTCCCCGCTCGAGGCCCGCGAGCTCGCTCATCCCCAGGGTCTGCAGGTCGTGACGGACCCGCGCGATCTGGAGCAGATCACCGAGGCGGAGTGGGAGGCCATCAGGGCCGATAAGCGCACCGATCAGGTCGTGAAGATCTTCATGGGCTGGCTCGAGGAGCAGCAGCGCCGCGAGGCCGCCGGCGAGGAGCCGACGGACCGCGAGGGCAATCCCGTGCGCCGGCGCCTCCACCTGCATTTCTGGCACCGTCCCGTCGAGGTGCTCGGCGAGGACGGAGCCGTCACCGGGATGCGTTTCGAGCGCACCCGCCTGGATGCCGAGGGCAACGTCGAGGGCACCGGCGAGATGGTCGACTACGACCTCGGCGCCGTCTACCGTGCCGTCGGCTACCACGGCTCGGAGCTGCCGGGCATCCCCTACGACGCACGTCGCGGCGTGATCACCAATGAGGCCGGCCGCGTCACCGGGGCCGACGGCGCCGTGATCCCCGGCGTCTACGCCAACGGCTGGATCAAGCGCGGCCCCGTGGGCCTGATCGGCGCGACCAAGTCCGACGCCCTCGAGACCATCGCCAGCCTGGTCGAGGACATCGAGTCCGGGGCCCTCACCCCCGCTCCCGAGCGGGAGGACGAGGCGATCCTGCACCTGCTCGAGGACCGCGGCGTCCAGTACACGACCTGGGAGGGCTGGGCCGCGCTGGACGAGCACGAGAAGAGCCTCGGCGCCTCCGCGGTGGATGCCGACGGGGAGCCCCGTGCCCGCGTCAAGGTCGTCGAGCGCGAGGAGATGGTGCGCGTCTCCCGGGACGCGGTGAACCAGCCCTCCCACGCCTGA